AATATTGATCCCGGCAAATAAAAAACCTATAAAGTAAAGCCGCAGTCCGTTTTCCGCATAATCTGCAAGCATCTGATTATGTTCTCCATTAAATACAGCCGTCACCACTGGTGCGAACAGATAAATAAAAATAAGCAAAAGGACAGAAACCCCTATCGCAGTCGTAACTGCCATTTTCAAATACGTTTTCACATCTTTATGAATATCCTTACCATATGCCTCGCTGATCAGCGGTTGGGAGCCCTGCGCCACCCCATTAAATAAAGCGACTGCAACAAGTGACGCATTTGCGACCACTCCATAAGCAGCCACTCCGGTATTTCCGGCAAGTCCAAGGATGATCATGTTAAAAACAATTGTGATCACTCCGGATGAAATTTCACCTACAAAGGATGAGACACCATACTTACAGCAAAAAAATATTTTTCGCACAGACGGCAGCACGGGTTTTAATTTTATAGTACATTTTTCCGACCGGAAATGAATACAGCAGATCAGAATACCCACAACCGGGGAAAGTGCTGTCGCAAGCGCAGCTCCCTCCATGGAAAGTCCCAGCGGAAACATCAGTACATAGTCAAATACGATGTTAAACAGACTGCTGAATAAAGTCGCTGCCATTGCAATCGACGGATTTCCATCGTTACGCACAAATGCATTGCAGATATAATTCCACATAAAAAGCGGCGCAAAACTCATAAAAATGCGCGTATAATTTTTTCCGACCGCAACGATCTTTGCATCTCCGCCAAGCAGGGCAATCAGTTTATCCGGCAGGAATATGCCGACAAACATAAACAGCAGGCTAACGATAAATGCCCACAACAGTGCATGAAAAAAATATCCGTCTGCATCCGGATTTTTCTGGTTCCGTTCGATCAC
The Roseburia rectibacter DNA segment above includes these coding regions:
- a CDS encoding MATE family efflux transporter encodes the protein MLKKFAKYVSQNMLGMVGMSVYILADTYFISVAVGTDGITALNLVLPVYNLIFAIGAMMGVGSAIRLVIERNQKNPDADGYFFHALLWAFIVSLLFMFVGIFLPDKLIALLGGDAKIVAVGKNYTRIFMSFAPLFMWNYICNAFVRNDGNPSIAMAATLFSSLFNIVFDYVLMFPLGLSMEGAALATALSPVVGILICCIHFRSEKCTIKLKPVLPSVRKIFFCCKYGVSSFVGEISSGVITIVFNMIILGLAGNTGVAAYGVVANASLVAVALFNGVAQGSQPLISEAYGKDIHKDVKTYLKMAVTTAIGVSVLLLIFIYLFAPVVTAVFNGEHNQMLADYAENGLRLYFIGFLFAGINIVGTSILSAVESTGYAFAASISRGFVVIIFFAFLLSTLFGLNGVWLAFPAAEFVTMLITIKGLWMIRFVDKNS